From Rhodococcus sp. B7740, one genomic window encodes:
- a CDS encoding magnesium and cobalt transport protein CorA, whose translation MPSGTFPSRAEVNEQVPIIDNAVYVDGKRTANPESLDITFELMRERHGMAWIGLYRPEISEINAVAGEFGLHRLAVEDAIAAHQRPKLERYAEQLFVVLRPARYIDETEKVEFGELHIFLGPDFVVTIRHAESPDLAMVRKRLEGSPELLQLGPEAILYGILDQVVDEYVPVVTGLQNDIDEIEDQLFTGDPSVSRRIYSLLREVSEFDRAAKPLVEMIESLKRGSDKYNVDVELQRYLRDVHDHAIRVSDRIESFRSNLQNALTVHSTIVAQQQNEEMRNMTVASLEQNEQVKRISSWGAILFAPSLIAAIYGMNFEDMPELTWQLGYPMALIAMVICSTALFVVFKRQKWL comes from the coding sequence ATGCCGTCCGGCACATTTCCTTCTCGAGCCGAGGTGAACGAACAGGTGCCGATCATCGACAATGCCGTCTACGTCGACGGCAAACGCACTGCCAATCCCGAGAGCCTCGACATCACGTTCGAGTTGATGCGCGAGCGGCACGGCATGGCCTGGATCGGCCTGTACCGCCCCGAGATCAGCGAAATCAATGCTGTAGCAGGCGAGTTCGGTCTGCACCGCCTAGCCGTGGAAGATGCCATTGCAGCCCATCAGCGACCGAAACTGGAACGGTACGCCGAGCAACTGTTCGTCGTTCTCCGACCCGCTCGATACATCGACGAGACCGAAAAGGTCGAATTCGGCGAATTGCACATATTCCTCGGACCCGATTTCGTCGTCACCATTCGCCATGCCGAATCCCCCGATCTGGCAATGGTGCGCAAGCGGCTCGAAGGATCTCCCGAACTGCTCCAACTCGGCCCCGAGGCAATTCTCTACGGCATCCTCGATCAAGTGGTCGACGAGTACGTCCCGGTGGTGACCGGACTGCAGAACGACATCGACGAGATCGAGGATCAGCTGTTCACCGGCGACCCGTCGGTATCGCGTCGCATCTACTCACTGCTCCGTGAGGTGTCCGAATTCGACCGTGCCGCAAAGCCCCTCGTCGAGATGATCGAATCACTCAAGCGCGGTTCGGACAAGTACAACGTCGACGTGGAACTGCAGCGATACCTGCGCGACGTGCACGATCACGCGATCCGCGTGTCCGACCGCATCGAGTCCTTCCGCTCCAACCTGCAGAATGCGTTGACCGTGCACTCGACCATCGTTGCGCAGCAGCAGAACGAGGAGATGCGCAACATGACCGTGGCCAGCCTGGAGCAGAACGAACAGGTCAAACGCATTTCGTCCTGGGGCGCAATACTTTTCGCGCCCTCGCTGATCGCCGCCATCTACGGCATGAACTTCGAGGACATGCCGGAACTGACGTGGCAACTCGGCTATCCGATGGCTCTGATCGCCATGGTGATCTGCTCCACTGCACTGTTCGTGGTGTTCAAGCGTCAGAAGTGGTTGTAG